One genomic window of Providencia hangzhouensis includes the following:
- the coaE gene encoding dephospho-CoA kinase (Dephospho-CoA kinase (CoaE) performs the final step in coenzyme A biosynthesis.), which produces MPYIVALTGGIGSGKTTVANEFAKLGVPLVDADVIARQVVEPNSPALESIRYHFGEDIILPNGCLDRQRLRDIIFSKPDEKKWLNALLHPLIQQETQKQFQQIDYPYVLWVVPLLIENNIHHLADRVLVVDVTVEEQIQRTLKRDKTSLEQVTNILNAQVSREKRLNHANDIITNHTHGTDLSDKVAILHNQYLTLAKIKK; this is translated from the coding sequence ATGCCTTATATAGTTGCTTTAACAGGTGGTATTGGAAGTGGTAAAACAACAGTTGCAAACGAGTTTGCTAAACTTGGAGTCCCCCTAGTTGATGCCGATGTGATTGCACGACAGGTTGTTGAGCCTAACAGCCCAGCCCTTGAAAGCATTAGATATCACTTCGGTGAAGATATTATTCTTCCCAACGGGTGCCTAGATAGGCAACGCTTACGAGACATTATTTTTTCTAAGCCCGATGAAAAAAAGTGGCTGAATGCTCTACTTCATCCATTGATTCAACAAGAAACGCAAAAACAATTTCAACAAATAGATTACCCTTATGTATTATGGGTAGTCCCTTTATTAATTGAAAATAATATTCATCATTTGGCTGATAGGGTATTAGTTGTCGATGTTACTGTGGAAGAACAAATTCAACGAACCCTAAAAAGAGATAAGACCAGTTTAGAACAAGTAACTAATATACTTAATGCACAAGTTAGTCGTGAAAAACGACTTAATCATGCCAATGATATAATAACAAACCATACTCATGGCACGGATCTCTCTGACAAGGTAGCAATTCTTCATAACCAGTACTTAACACTAGCAAAAATAAAAAAATAG